TTCTTCGCGAGCGCCCGCCTGCGCACAAATCAAGGTTTTTGATTCGATGCATAAGAGAGTCCGAATTTTCAGGACCGCCCGCAGCGGATAGGCTTCCATCGGCGGGGGCTATAATTCGTCTGGCAACCCCCGCGCTGCCCATAACTAAACCCGGAGAGACAACACCATGAGTTTCACCATCGTCGAGCAGGCGACACCGCGCCTGCACCGCTCCGAGCTGGCAGTGCCCGGCTCGAACCCCGCGATCTTCGAGAAGGCGGCCAAGTCCGCC
This portion of the Betaproteobacteria bacterium genome encodes:
- a CDS encoding CoA ester lyase, giving the protein MSFTIVEQATPRLHRSELAVPGSNPAIFEKAAKSA